The genomic stretch GGATAACCCCGCTGAATTGGACGTGATGCTCAACAACCGGCCCGGGCTGGTAGGCCATGGCCTCTTTTTGAACATGGCCACCGAAGCCATTATTGCCGGGGAGGATGGCATCCGGGTGATCAGAAAATAATAGAAGGATGAGACCATGCCTGAATCACCCTACCCCATGATCCCCCTCGAGGAAGCGCTGGCCATCATTCAGCGCGAAATACAGACTTTGCCGGCCATAACCATGCCTTTTCATAAGGCTTTGGGTTTAGTTTTAGCCGAAGATATTTTTGCCGATGAGCCGATGCCGCCCTTTGCGGCAGCCGGCATGGACGGTTTTGCCGTTGTTGCAGCCGACGGCCCCGGACCGCGCCGGATTGTGGGCGATCAAACCGCCGGCTACGTGGCCGATGTGCACGTTGAACCGGGTGCTGCCGCCCGCGTCACTACCGGCGCGCCCGTTCCGCCCGGCGCAGACGCGGTGGTGATGGTTGAGCAAACCGAGGAGAAAGAGGGCCAGATTGATATTCTGCCCGGCGACATTCAAGCAGGGGCCAACATCCGGCCGGTGGGTGAAGACATTGAAGCCGGACAGTTGGTGTTAGCCAAAGGCGCGGTTTTAGGCCCGCCGGAGTTGGGACTGTTGGGCACGGTGGGTAAAACCCAAATCTCTGTCCACCGCCGGCCAGTGGTGGCCGTTATGTCTACCGGCAACGAAATTGTGGAGCCTCACCAAAATCCCCAACCCGGCCAGATTCGAGACGCCAATCGGTTTACCTTGATAGGCGCGGTTGAACAGGCCGGGGCAGAAGCGCTTGATTTGGGCATTGTGGAGGACCAGACGCAGCACTTGCAAGAAACAATCGAGCGCGGCCTGGCCGCAGCCAATGTCCTGATCACTTCTGGTGGGGTTTCGATGGGCCAGCTTGACCTGGTGAAACCCTACCTGGCCGCGCGGGGAACCCTTCACTTTGGCCGGGTCAGAACCAAACCGGGCAAGCCGGTCACGTTTGCCACCGTTGAGGGTAAGCCCTGTTTTGCCCTGCCCGGCTTTCCGGCCAGCGCCCTGGTCAGTTTTGAAATTTTTGTCCGGCCCGCCCTGCTGAAAATGGCCGGCCATCCCCAACTTTACCGTCCCCGCGAAAAGGCAATCCTGGCCCACGCCATAAAACACGATGCCAGTCGCACCGAGTTTCAGCGGGTCGCGCTTGCGCGCCAACCCCATGGCGCGCTCATCGCCGCCACCAC from Anaerolineae bacterium encodes the following:
- a CDS encoding molybdopterin molybdotransferase MoeA, producing MPESPYPMIPLEEALAIIQREIQTLPAITMPFHKALGLVLAEDIFADEPMPPFAAAGMDGFAVVAADGPGPRRIVGDQTAGYVADVHVEPGAAARVTTGAPVPPGADAVVMVEQTEEKEGQIDILPGDIQAGANIRPVGEDIEAGQLVLAKGAVLGPPELGLLGTVGKTQISVHRRPVVAVMSTGNEIVEPHQNPQPGQIRDANRFTLIGAVEQAGAEALDLGIVEDQTQHLQETIERGLAAANVLITSGGVSMGQLDLVKPYLAARGTLHFGRVRTKPGKPVTFATVEGKPCFALPGFPASALVSFEIFVRPALLKMAGHPQLYRPREKAILAHAIKHDASRTEFQRVALARQPHGALIAATTGFQGSGRLLSMVGANGLIVLPHGQGDFAAGAVVEAVILGPVEME